In uncultured Bacteroides sp., one genomic interval encodes:
- a CDS encoding leucine-rich repeat protein yields MKIKQLGILFLLCLIVGGLSAQTVSKTLFVPKGGTLKEQITEAEAKSITHLTITGKINAIDFKLMRDSMTKLEVLDISNASVTVYMGKEGTYPLKRFTYLPYFIPAYAFCNAEDGTLRGKSTLKRVILPPSILNIDKFAFKNCNNLTILQVNKKTPPNLQEEALNDSLTAVFIPSGCKDDYKRKKGWDGFAILEGTPESLTINITKPGELGNEIMKAGHQPSEVNHLTIKGNINEDDFKMIRDFMPDLVSIDLSETTATEIPDFTFTQKKYLMTIHLPSKLVSIGERTFSGCIHLAGDLILPATVKKIKDGAFLDCDKLSRVIVQGNISVLGKDIFRDTNKQKLVFTK; encoded by the coding sequence ATGAAAATAAAACAATTAGGAATACTTTTTCTATTGTGCCTCATTGTTGGTGGCTTATCGGCACAAACAGTAAGCAAAACGCTTTTCGTTCCTAAAGGTGGAACACTGAAAGAACAAATAACTGAAGCAGAAGCTAAAAGTATAACTCATCTAACAATAACCGGAAAGATTAACGCCATAGACTTTAAGCTGATGCGCGACAGCATGACGAAGCTGGAAGTGCTCGATATATCTAATGCATCCGTAACCGTATACATGGGAAAAGAGGGTACTTATCCATTAAAAAGATTTACCTATCTACCCTACTTCATTCCGGCTTATGCTTTTTGCAATGCAGAAGATGGTACACTTCGCGGCAAGAGTACATTAAAAAGAGTTATTCTACCGCCTTCTATTCTGAATATTGACAAGTTTGCATTTAAGAACTGTAATAACCTGACAATTCTGCAGGTGAACAAAAAGACGCCTCCAAATCTTCAGGAAGAAGCGCTTAACGATAGCCTGACTGCCGTATTTATCCCTTCAGGATGTAAGGACGACTATAAAAGAAAAAAGGGATGGGATGGATTTGCTATTTTGGAAGGAACTCCCGAATCTCTTACCATCAACATAACTAAACCAGGCGAACTAGGAAACGAAATTATGAAGGCCGGTCATCAGCCTAGCGAGGTGAACCATCTCACCATCAAGGGTAATATTAACGAAGACGACTTTAAGATGATACGCGATTTTATGCCCGATCTTGTTTCTATTGACTTGTCGGAAACTACGGCAACAGAAATCCCCGACTTCACCTTTACTCAAAAGAAGTATCTGATGACCATTCATCTACCAAGTAAGCTTGTTAGCATTGGTGAGCGTACCTTTAGCGGATGTATTCATTTAGCTGGAGACCTGATACTTCCTGCTACCGTAAAGAAAATAAAAGATGGAGCATTTCTTGATTGCGACAAACTATCTAGGGTAATTGTGCAAGGAAATATTTCTGTTTTAGGAAAAGATATTTTCAGAGATACCAATAAGCAGAAGCTTGTATTTACTAAATAA
- a CDS encoding Tex family protein — MELFHKMISSALNIAVKQISSTLSLLNDGATIPFISRYRKEATGGLDEVQIGNIKEQYDKLCELNKRKETILSTIGEQEKLTPELKSRIEACWDSTELEDIYLPYKPKRKTRAEAARQKGLEPLATLLMLQRENNLSARAEAFVKGDVKDKEDALKGARDIIAEQVNEDERARNQVRNLFGRQAIISAKVVKGKEEEAAKYQDYFDFSEPLKKCTSHRLLAIRRGEAEGLLKVSISPDDEECTERLERLYVRSNNECGTQVAEAVKDGYKRLLKPSIETEFSAFSKETADQEAIRVFAENLRQLLLAAPLGQKRVLGLDPGYRTGCKLVCLDAQGNLVHNEAIYPHPPQNEKLMAAKKVTKLVEAYDIQAIAIGNGTASRETEAFITSLRFDREVQVFVVSENGASIYSASKTARDEFPEYDVTVRGAVSIGRRLMDPLAELVKIDPKSIGVGQYQHDVDQGKLKKSLDQTVEYCVNSVGVNLNTASTHLLTYISGLGPQLAQNIVNFRTENGAFSSRKQLLKVPRMGAKAFEQCAGFLRIPKADNPLDNSAVHPESYHIVEQMAKDLQCTVEELIKNKELRAKIKLDKYVTPTVGMPTLNDIMQELEKPGRDPRSTIQVFEFDKNVKSIADLQEGMILPGIVTNITNFGCFVDVGIKENGLVHISQLADKFISDPTEIVSIHQHVMVRVDSVDMGRKRVQLSMKGIDQKLN; from the coding sequence ATGGAGTTATTTCACAAAATGATTTCTTCGGCGCTTAACATTGCCGTGAAACAAATAAGTAGCACATTGTCTCTTCTGAACGATGGAGCTACAATTCCTTTCATCAGCCGGTATCGTAAGGAAGCCACTGGTGGTTTGGACGAGGTTCAGATAGGAAACATCAAAGAACAATACGATAAACTTTGCGAGCTCAACAAGCGCAAAGAAACCATATTAAGCACAATTGGAGAACAAGAAAAACTAACGCCTGAGCTTAAAAGCAGAATTGAAGCCTGCTGGGACAGTACGGAACTGGAAGATATTTACCTGCCTTACAAACCTAAGCGGAAAACCCGTGCAGAAGCGGCACGTCAAAAGGGACTTGAACCGTTGGCTACACTATTGATGCTGCAACGGGAAAACAATCTCTCTGCAAGAGCTGAAGCTTTTGTGAAAGGGGATGTGAAGGATAAGGAAGATGCCTTGAAGGGTGCGCGTGACATTATCGCCGAGCAGGTAAATGAAGATGAACGTGCCCGTAATCAGGTTCGTAATCTTTTTGGCAGACAAGCTATTATTTCGGCAAAGGTAGTAAAGGGCAAGGAAGAGGAAGCGGCTAAATACCAGGACTATTTCGATTTTTCGGAGCCTCTAAAGAAATGCACTTCCCATCGCCTGTTGGCTATTCGCCGGGGCGAAGCAGAAGGGCTGCTAAAAGTGAGCATTTCTCCCGACGATGAGGAATGCACCGAACGTCTGGAACGTTTGTATGTACGCAGCAATAACGAGTGCGGAACACAAGTGGCCGAGGCTGTCAAGGATGGATATAAGCGATTATTGAAACCATCAATAGAAACGGAATTCTCTGCATTTTCGAAAGAAACGGCCGACCAGGAAGCCATCCGTGTTTTTGCCGAGAATCTACGCCAATTGCTCCTTGCTGCTCCATTGGGACAGAAAAGAGTGCTGGGATTAGATCCGGGATACAGAACCGGCTGCAAACTGGTTTGTCTGGATGCACAGGGAAACTTAGTCCACAACGAAGCCATCTACCCTCACCCACCTCAGAATGAAAAACTGATGGCTGCCAAGAAAGTAACTAAACTGGTTGAAGCTTATGATATACAGGCTATTGCTATCGGCAACGGAACGGCAAGTCGTGAAACAGAAGCATTTATCACTTCTCTGCGTTTCGACCGTGAAGTACAGGTATTCGTGGTAAGCGAAAACGGCGCGTCTATCTATTCGGCATCTAAAACTGCCCGCGATGAGTTTCCGGAATACGACGTAACGGTTCGTGGGGCTGTTTCTATCGGCCGACGGTTAATGGATCCTTTGGCCGAATTGGTAAAGATAGACCCGAAATCGATTGGTGTAGGGCAATATCAGCACGATGTGGATCAGGGAAAGCTAAAGAAATCGCTGGACCAGACTGTTGAATACTGTGTGAACTCGGTAGGTGTAAACCTGAACACGGCCAGCACTCACCTGCTCACTTACATATCTGGTTTGGGACCTCAGCTGGCTCAGAATATTGTCAATTTCCGGACCGAGAACGGAGCTTTCAGTTCCCGCAAACAGTTATTAAAGGTTCCTCGCATGGGAGCTAAAGCTTTCGAACAGTGTGCCGGATTCTTACGTATCCCTAAAGCTGACAATCCTCTGGATAACTCGGCCGTTCACCCGGAAAGTTATCACATTGTGGAACAGATGGCAAAGGATTTGCAATGTACGGTTGAGGAGCTTATCAAGAACAAAGAACTTAGGGCTAAAATAAAGCTGGATAAGTATGTTACACCAACCGTAGGTATGCCTACGCTGAACGATATAATGCAGGAACTTGAGAAACCGGGACGAGACCCACGCTCAACCATTCAGGTATTTGAGTTCGACAAAAACGTGAAGAGCATAGCCGATTTGCAGGAAGGCATGATTCTTCCGGGAATCGTTACCAACATCACCAACTTTGGTTGTTTCGTGGATGTGGGTATCAAAGAAAACGGACTGGTACACATTTCACAACTGGCCGACAAGTTTATTAGCGACCCAACCGAAATAGTATCTATCCATCAACACGTAATGGTACGTGTAGACAGCGTGGACATGGGTAGAAAACGTGTACAGCTCAGTATGAAAGGAATTGATCAAAAACTTAATTAA
- a CDS encoding bifunctional metallophosphatase/5'-nucleotidase: MKRLIVCFLLTIFFLGTIFAQSREVVIKLLHTSDVHGNLTPYDFINDKMRGGSLARVSTYVNEQRQKFPGHVLLFDGGDFLQGQPSVYYYNYIDTISPHIASEVLNYMKYDALTLGNHDVETGHPIYDRWIKQCNAPVLSANTLRKDGSSYLQPYKTFIVDGVKIAVLGLITPSIPAWVNEDMWSGLWFEDMEVSAKKWMKIIREKENPDIVVGLFHSGIEPYKLNGLYNENASLEVAKNVPGFDVVFAGHDHIRFKKKIVNIAGDSVLVMDPASRAGRVSDVLLTVKIENGKVVSKRSSGKLGRLTACAPDEAFMSNFAPQFGAVKSFVSRPIGKFDKTISSRDALFKSSEFLGIIHSVQLGVTQADISFTAPLTGATSIYKGEVYMRDLFKLYAYENMICTMELTGKEVKDYMEESYAMWTNQMKSADDHLLLLKQDDGGKYDLVNYSYNFDTAAGVVYTVDVTKPAGEKIRILRMSNDKPFNLNKKYKVAINSYRANGGGELLTKGAGIPLDSLKNRILVTFPKDLRFYLMKYIESKGVVSPKPMNRWKFIPAKWVKAAAKRDRELLFNKED; the protein is encoded by the coding sequence ATGAAAAGACTTATCGTCTGTTTTTTACTAACTATATTTTTTCTCGGAACAATCTTTGCACAGTCTCGTGAAGTAGTTATAAAGCTACTTCACACATCAGACGTTCATGGAAATTTAACTCCTTACGATTTTATTAACGACAAAATGCGGGGTGGTAGTCTTGCTCGGGTAAGTACTTACGTTAACGAACAACGGCAAAAATTCCCCGGCCATGTACTGTTGTTTGATGGAGGTGATTTCCTTCAAGGTCAACCCAGTGTATATTATTACAATTACATAGATACAATTTCGCCTCATATAGCCTCCGAAGTACTGAATTACATGAAATACGATGCTTTGACATTGGGAAATCATGATGTAGAAACCGGTCATCCAATTTATGATCGTTGGATTAAGCAATGCAATGCTCCGGTTCTTTCGGCAAATACATTGCGTAAAGACGGCAGTAGCTATCTGCAGCCATATAAAACATTCATTGTCGATGGAGTGAAAATAGCTGTCCTGGGATTAATAACTCCTTCAATTCCTGCATGGGTAAATGAAGATATGTGGAGTGGGCTGTGGTTTGAAGATATGGAAGTATCTGCTAAAAAATGGATGAAAATAATCCGCGAAAAAGAAAATCCTGATATTGTAGTTGGACTCTTTCACTCGGGCATAGAGCCTTATAAATTAAATGGGCTGTATAATGAAAATGCATCACTTGAGGTTGCTAAGAATGTTCCGGGATTTGATGTGGTATTTGCCGGACATGATCATATTCGATTTAAAAAGAAAATTGTTAATATCGCAGGTGATTCGGTGCTGGTAATGGATCCTGCATCCAGAGCCGGACGTGTTTCTGATGTTTTGCTAACTGTGAAAATAGAAAATGGTAAGGTGGTAAGTAAACGTTCTTCAGGAAAATTGGGCAGACTTACTGCTTGTGCACCTGATGAAGCTTTTATGAGTAATTTTGCGCCTCAGTTCGGCGCTGTGAAAAGCTTTGTTAGCCGACCTATTGGTAAATTCGATAAAACAATAAGCAGTCGTGATGCTCTTTTTAAATCGTCGGAATTTTTAGGTATAATACATTCTGTTCAGTTGGGAGTAACTCAGGCAGATATTTCCTTTACAGCGCCATTAACGGGTGCTACTTCTATTTATAAAGGGGAAGTATATATGCGTGATCTTTTTAAGCTGTATGCCTATGAAAATATGATTTGTACCATGGAACTTACGGGTAAAGAAGTTAAGGATTACATGGAAGAATCCTATGCAATGTGGACTAATCAGATGAAAAGCGCCGACGACCATTTATTGTTGCTTAAACAAGATGATGGAGGAAAGTATGACTTGGTAAATTACAGTTATAATTTTGATACGGCTGCAGGTGTTGTTTATACTGTTGACGTAACAAAACCGGCTGGAGAGAAAATACGTATTCTGCGAATGAGCAATGATAAACCTTTTAATCTGAATAAAAAATATAAGGTTGCCATTAACTCATACCGTGCAAATGGAGGAGGTGAACTGCTGACTAAAGGGGCCGGTATTCCACTGGATTCTTTAAAAAACCGGATACTTGTTACATTCCCTAAAGATTTACGTTTCTATCTCATGAAGTATATTGAGTCGAAAGGTGTTGTATCTCCCAAACCAATGAATCGATGGAAGTTTATTCCTGCTAAATGGGTAAAAGCTGCAGCTAAAAGAGATAGGGAATTATTATTTAATAAAGAAGATTAA
- a CDS encoding GAF domain-containing protein — MAESLKIVEGTKDEKYKSLISQIKALIEDEEDLIANLSNTVAALKHAFDFFWVGVYFVKGDDLVLGPFQGPIACTRIRYGKGVCGTAWKEARTLVVPDVDAFPGHIACSSLSRSEIVVPLAKDGVIWGVLDIDSAELNTFDEVDKQHLEHLSSLLNNLFLSIII, encoded by the coding sequence ATGGCCGAATCACTTAAAATAGTAGAAGGAACTAAAGACGAAAAATATAAATCGCTGATATCTCAGATTAAGGCGTTGATTGAAGATGAAGAAGATCTGATTGCTAACTTGTCAAATACAGTTGCTGCATTGAAGCATGCTTTCGACTTTTTTTGGGTTGGTGTTTATTTCGTAAAAGGTGACGATTTGGTTCTAGGCCCATTTCAGGGACCGATAGCCTGTACACGTATCAGATACGGTAAAGGCGTTTGCGGAACTGCCTGGAAAGAAGCTCGCACATTGGTAGTGCCCGATGTTGATGCATTCCCCGGGCATATTGCCTGCAGTTCTCTTTCTCGTTCCGAGATTGTGGTTCCGTTGGCTAAAGATGGAGTAATATGGGGAGTACTCGATATAGACAGTGCCGAACTAAATACTTTTGATGAAGTAGATAAACAACATCTGGAACATCTTTCTTCTTTGCTAAATAACTTATTTTTATCAATCATTATTTAG
- a CDS encoding carbohydrate porin: MKRKTSLLVLSLAILSFYPYSTFAQDVTEEKDEAFSFEASYVGDLINNFSGGIKTGLSYLGMANILLGFDTEKAGLWNGGQLYVNAANTHGATPSANMLGDMQVVSNIEAGNHTYLQEFWYKQALGKVELTVGLQDLNVEFANSEYGSLFLNSSFGILPVISTNFSAPIFPLTTLGVTAKWNLSEKISLLGAVYDGNPTDFEYNPYNIKWRLSSGDGVLAIAELQYNATVNSLPGTYKLGTYSHEHKLNKEGETDTPDYNLVGFYAYADQKVWELNKKSLGLFAQLGYSPSDASTNNTYVGLGANYTGLFTRQGNDVLGLALAHQHFTDGLSSETTIELTYQYQLTKNIFIQPDIQYIINPAGTGATLDNCLTGNVRFGISF; the protein is encoded by the coding sequence ATGAAAAGAAAAACGTCCTTATTAGTTCTGTCATTAGCCATACTTTCGTTCTATCCTTATTCTACATTTGCTCAGGATGTAACTGAAGAAAAAGATGAGGCCTTTAGTTTTGAAGCATCCTATGTTGGCGATCTTATAAATAATTTTTCTGGTGGAATAAAAACAGGTTTATCCTATTTAGGGATGGCAAATATTTTATTAGGTTTCGATACAGAAAAAGCCGGATTATGGAATGGGGGGCAACTTTATGTAAATGCAGCAAACACCCATGGAGCAACCCCTTCTGCCAATATGCTTGGTGATATGCAGGTTGTATCGAATATAGAGGCAGGGAATCACACATATCTTCAGGAATTTTGGTACAAACAGGCGCTAGGTAAAGTTGAACTTACTGTAGGTTTACAGGATTTAAATGTTGAGTTTGCTAATTCTGAATACGGATCGCTCTTCCTGAATAGTTCCTTTGGTATTTTGCCGGTTATCTCAACAAACTTCTCAGCTCCAATCTTTCCGCTTACTACATTGGGCGTAACTGCTAAATGGAATCTCTCAGAAAAAATTTCTTTATTAGGTGCTGTATATGATGGCAACCCTACCGATTTTGAATATAATCCCTATAATATTAAATGGCGTTTATCTTCAGGTGATGGAGTCTTAGCCATCGCAGAACTTCAGTATAATGCAACTGTCAATTCACTTCCTGGTACTTATAAATTGGGTACTTATTCACATGAACATAAATTAAACAAGGAAGGAGAAACTGATACTCCAGATTATAATTTAGTGGGTTTCTATGCTTATGCTGATCAGAAAGTTTGGGAGCTAAATAAAAAAAGTCTTGGTTTGTTTGCGCAATTAGGATATAGCCCGTCTGATGCTAGCACTAATAATACTTATGTGGGACTGGGTGCTAATTATACCGGATTATTCACCAGGCAAGGGAATGATGTTTTAGGATTAGCCTTAGCTCATCAACACTTTACTGATGGATTAAGCAGTGAAACAACGATAGAACTTACTTACCAATACCAACTGACAAAAAATATATTTATTCAACCAGATATTCAATATATAATTAATCCGGCAGGAACAGGTGCAACATTAGATAACTGCCTTACCGGTAATGTGCGGTTTGGTATCAGCTTTTAA
- the feoB gene encoding ferrous iron transport protein B, producing the protein MEKDKNRQLSGLQNGEIGVIVKVKGRGAFRKRITEMGFVKGKSVKVIKNAPLQDPVEYEIMGYNVSLRRSEAALIEVTSLNNAHQMEQPAFEGVFTDNIQKAVENEKGRFINIALVGNPNCGKTTLFNYASGSHERVGNYGGVTVDSKEAYVKQNGYELKIVDLPGTYSITEYTPEELFVRSHIIENKPDVVVNVIDASNLERNLFLTTQLIDMNIKVVIALNMYDELESKGINLDYYTLGKMMGIPIVPTVAVKGNGITELIAKVIDVYEEKDSTIRNVNINYGNTIESSISKILALIQQNIENVNLYSIRYLAIKLLENDKTTLSQLKDFKNFNAIAEKTNLEIQKLEKEYGENSETIITDAKYGFIAGALGETMVEGKVDKRKRNREIDNLLTHKVLGFPIFFFFMWLMFQTTFTLGSYPMDWIDAGVGYISELVSNMMPEGALRDLLVDGIIAGVGGVIIFLPNILILFFFISLMEDTGYMARVSFIMDKLMHKIGLHGKSFIPLLMGFGCNVPAIMATRTLENRKDRMLTMLITPFMSCSARLPVYILLISAFFPKNQGLVLFSVYIIGIIIAILVALVFKNTIFSKQDVPFVMELPPYRIPTLKNTSIHMWHKGSQYLRKMGTVILLASIFIWALSYYPREVKYSSDYDAKIESVNANTVLPDSIKQSQTAELELLKVSEHQERSYIGQLGHFIEPVIRPLGFDWKIGVSIITGLAAKEIVVGSMGILYHADLEADENSGSLIEKLQQQEYSSGELMGQKVFTPLVAFGFMLFVLIYFPCMAVVAAIKKESDWKWAGFTIVYTTGIAWIVAFLSYQIGSFII; encoded by the coding sequence ATGGAAAAAGATAAAAACAGGCAATTATCGGGATTGCAAAATGGTGAAATAGGGGTAATAGTGAAAGTAAAAGGCCGTGGAGCCTTCCGGAAAAGAATCACTGAAATGGGATTTGTTAAAGGCAAATCAGTGAAAGTGATTAAGAATGCTCCTCTACAAGATCCCGTAGAATACGAGATAATGGGCTATAATGTTTCTTTGAGACGTAGTGAGGCAGCATTGATAGAGGTTACTTCGTTGAACAATGCACATCAAATGGAACAACCGGCTTTTGAAGGAGTTTTTACAGATAATATCCAAAAAGCAGTTGAGAATGAGAAAGGTCGGTTTATAAACATTGCTTTAGTTGGTAATCCTAATTGTGGTAAAACAACCTTGTTCAATTATGCTTCCGGCTCACATGAACGAGTAGGTAACTATGGTGGTGTTACGGTCGATTCCAAAGAGGCTTATGTAAAACAGAATGGTTACGAACTGAAGATTGTTGATCTTCCGGGTACTTATTCTATAACAGAATATACTCCCGAGGAATTGTTTGTTCGTTCTCACATAATTGAAAACAAACCCGATGTAGTGGTTAATGTGATTGATGCTTCAAACCTGGAGCGTAACTTATTCCTTACCACTCAACTTATAGATATGAATATTAAAGTGGTGATTGCTTTAAATATGTATGATGAGTTGGAAAGTAAAGGGATAAATCTGGATTATTATACATTGGGCAAGATGATGGGCATTCCTATTGTTCCTACCGTTGCAGTGAAAGGTAATGGTATAACCGAATTGATTGCTAAGGTAATAGATGTGTATGAAGAAAAAGATTCTACAATAAGGAATGTGAATATCAATTATGGAAATACCATTGAAAGCTCTATTTCAAAAATACTAGCTCTTATTCAACAGAATATAGAGAATGTTAATCTATACTCTATCCGGTATTTAGCTATTAAACTGCTCGAAAATGACAAAACAACTTTGTCTCAGCTTAAAGATTTCAAGAATTTCAATGCAATTGCTGAAAAAACAAATCTAGAGATTCAGAAACTGGAAAAGGAGTATGGGGAAAACTCAGAAACAATAATCACTGATGCTAAATATGGCTTTATTGCCGGTGCTTTGGGTGAGACAATGGTTGAGGGTAAAGTTGATAAGCGAAAAAGAAACAGAGAGATAGATAATCTGCTAACGCATAAGGTGCTTGGTTTTCCTATCTTTTTCTTCTTTATGTGGCTGATGTTTCAAACGACTTTCACCTTAGGTAGCTACCCCATGGATTGGATTGATGCTGGAGTGGGATATATCAGTGAGTTAGTCAGTAATATGATGCCCGAAGGTGCTTTAAGAGATTTATTGGTCGATGGTATTATCGCCGGTGTAGGTGGCGTAATTATCTTTCTTCCCAATATTCTGATTTTGTTCTTCTTTATCTCGTTAATGGAAGATACCGGTTATATGGCAAGAGTCTCTTTTATAATGGATAAGCTGATGCATAAAATAGGGCTGCATGGAAAATCTTTTATTCCATTATTAATGGGCTTTGGATGTAATGTACCTGCTATTATGGCAACACGTACGTTAGAAAACCGTAAGGATAGAATGCTTACAATGCTTATCACTCCTTTTATGTCATGCAGTGCCCGACTGCCGGTGTATATCTTGTTGATTTCAGCCTTCTTTCCTAAGAATCAGGGATTGGTGTTGTTCTCGGTTTACATCATCGGTATTATAATTGCCATATTGGTTGCTTTGGTATTTAAGAATACCATATTCTCTAAACAAGATGTACCTTTTGTAATGGAGTTGCCTCCTTACAGAATTCCTACTCTTAAAAACACATCTATTCACATGTGGCATAAAGGATCTCAGTATTTACGTAAAATGGGAACTGTGATTCTGCTTGCCTCTATATTTATCTGGGCTCTGAGTTATTATCCGCGTGAGGTGAAATATTCAAGTGATTATGATGCGAAGATAGAATCTGTAAATGCAAATACAGTTTTGCCCGATTCAATAAAACAATCACAAACAGCAGAATTGGAACTGCTGAAAGTATCGGAACATCAGGAGCGGTCATATATTGGTCAGTTAGGACATTTTATTGAGCCGGTAATCAGGCCTCTTGGGTTTGACTGGAAAATAGGAGTTAGTATCATTACCGGACTTGCAGCTAAAGAGATTGTGGTTGGTTCTATGGGGATCCTTTATCATGCCGATTTGGAAGCTGATGAAAATTCCGGTAGCCTGATTGAAAAGCTTCAGCAACAGGAATACTCAAGTGGTGAATTGATGGGCCAGAAAGTATTCACCCCATTGGTCGCATTTGGTTTTATGCTTTTCGTACTAATCTATTTCCCTTGTATGGCGGTTGTTGCAGCGATAAAGAAAGAATCAGACTGGAAGTGGGCTGGTTTTACCATAGTATATACAACCGGTATAGCCTGGATAGTAGCTTTCTTGTCCTATCAGATTGGTAGTTTTATTATTTAA
- a CDS encoding hemerythrin domain-containing protein, with translation MDKQLKYKETDKMSDLICENYTLLQVMSRFGLSLGFGDKTVKEFCLLNQVDYRTFLAVVNFIDEGYLRMDDTFKELSVASIMNYLKQAHSYFLDFNFPSIRLKLMEAIGYSEDNVTSLIMKFYDDYVDEVRKHMEYEDKVVFKYVEALLKGKLPTNYSISVYAKKHTQVETKLTELKNIIIKYYPAKSNNNLLNAALFDIFSCEQDLESHSRVEDYLFVPEVLKLVKKLSNSDE, from the coding sequence ATGGATAAGCAGTTAAAATATAAAGAAACGGATAAGATGAGTGATCTCATCTGTGAGAATTATACACTGTTGCAGGTAATGAGCAGGTTTGGCCTGTCATTGGGCTTTGGTGATAAAACTGTGAAAGAGTTTTGTTTGCTTAATCAGGTAGATTATCGCACCTTTTTGGCTGTGGTCAATTTTATAGATGAAGGTTATCTGCGGATGGATGATACATTTAAAGAGTTGTCCGTTGCTTCTATTATGAATTATCTGAAGCAGGCTCATTCCTATTTTCTTGATTTTAATTTTCCCTCTATTCGCTTGAAGCTTATGGAAGCAATAGGGTACTCTGAAGACAATGTTACTTCTTTGATTATGAAGTTTTATGATGATTATGTAGATGAAGTTCGTAAGCATATGGAGTATGAAGACAAGGTGGTGTTTAAGTATGTTGAAGCATTGTTGAAAGGGAAATTGCCTACTAACTATTCTATTAGTGTTTATGCAAAGAAACATACTCAGGTTGAAACGAAACTGACGGAGCTGAAAAATATTATCATTAAGTATTATCCGGCAAAGTCAAACAACAATTTGCTTAATGCCGCTCTATTTGATATTTTTTCATGTGAACAAGATCTTGAATCTCACAGTAGAGTAGAGGATTACTTATTTGTTCCCGAAGTTCTGAAACTTGTAAAGAAGTTATCGAATAGTGATGAGTAA